Proteins encoded together in one Nymphalis io chromosome 24, ilAglIoxx1.1, whole genome shotgun sequence window:
- the LOC126777803 gene encoding putative inositol monophosphatase 3, whose product MYYGLKNTFPKLNIISEEHGKDSSCQNQDVIDIETTPTDHRTIDHMNDEHVFVKDVTVWIDPLDATQEYTEGLYQYVTTMVCVAINGVPIVGVIHYPFPTRTYWGWFTKKTSSNIPNIQHKEENKEQPRVVISRSHPGKVADIAKESFGPKTVVTQAAGAGDKVMGVVNGNFDVYLHATAIKKWDLCAGNAIIKAVDGKMTTIKGAEIDYSPNSGVKVTDGILVTRYDHDYYLSKLPKSLSGTT is encoded by the coding sequence ATGTACTATGGTCTCAAAAACACATTTcctaagttaaatataatatccgaAGAACACGGGAAAGATTCGAGTTGTCAAAATCAAGATGTAATTGATATTGAAACAACTCCCACAGATCACAGAACAATAGATCACATGAACGATGAACATGTATTTGTGAAGGATGTTACGGTTTGGATTGATCCTCTGGACGCGACACAAGAATATACAGAGGGTTTATATCAATATGTAACAACAATGGTGTGTGTGGCAATCAATGGGGTGCCAATTGTTGGTGTCATACATTACCCATTCCCAACACGCACATACTGGGGTTGGTTTACTAAGAAGACATCCAGCAATATTCCAAACATTCAAcataaagaagaaaataaagaaCAACCAAGAGTTGTAATATCAAGGTCTCATCCTGGTAAAGTTGCCGATATTGCAAAAGAATCATTTGGACCTAAAACTGTTGTAACACAAGCTGCAGGAGCTGGTGACAAAGTGATGGGTGTGGTAAATGGTAACTTTGATGTTTATCTCCATGCAACTGCCATCAAAAAGTGGGATTTGTGCGCAGGTAATGCAATCATTAAGGCTGTTGATGGTAAAATGACGACAATCAAAGGTGCAGAGATTGATTACTCTCCCAACAGTGGTGTTAAAGTAACGGATGGTATTTTAGTAACTAGATATGATCATGATTATTACTTGAGTAAATTGCCGAAATCTCTGAGTGGTACaacataa